The region GCCCCAGGCCAACCGCAACCGGCCCGGTGTCGTGAATCGCCGAAAACGACACGAGCGTGGAGGCTGGTGTACGGAATGCCCTCGGTAGTTCCAGCTTACTCTTCGTAAAACTCGCCGGGCCGGTCCGGAGCGACGGGGTGAACGGCACAGGAGACCTTGGAGCAGTCGGCCCGAGAATTGCGAAGACGCAGAACGTCCCGTGCGGGCAGCCGGACTGTCTCGTGCGACATCGGCTGCAGACAGGAAGCTGTCAGCCGCAGGACCGCGCGGGTCGTCCGGTCAGCTGAGGAAGGACAGCCGGACTTGGCGTTCGGGGCTGTCCCGGTTGCTGTTCACCAGTACAACGGACTGCGAGGTCCCCAGCTCCAGCTCGCCCTCGACTACGGGCAACGTGGCGTGTGGCGGTACCAGAGCCGGGAGCACGTGGTCACTGCCGTGGCCTGGACGGCCGTGGCGGTCTCGCCAACGGTCGTCCGCGGGAAGAATTTCGCGGAGGGCTGCCAACAGGTCATTGTCACTGCCCGCGCCGGTCTCGATGATGGCCAGGCCGGACGTCGCGTGGGGGGTGAAGACGTTCAGCAGTCCGTTTCGCCCGTGAGCGGCCTCCCGGAGAAACGCGGAGCATGCGTTCGTCAGGTCATGCATGGTCTCAGTGGCACCGACCGCGATGTTGATGGTGCGGGTGGTGAAGGTTCCGGCCATGGTTCACCGGTACCCATCGCGGAGGGAAAGCACTGACGGCCGGATGGGTTGTTCCTCCGGGGCTCCACCAGTAGGGGCACCTGCTCCCGTACCTGGACAGGCCACGCGCCGTCTCATCCGAGTACCGCAAGCCGGCCCTGGACCGCGGCTTCCCCGCTCTCCCGGCCCCACGCGCATCCCTTGCCGTCCAGCGCCAGCCCCCGGCCAACGGCACCCCGAGTACCTGGCTGCCGCGTAGTCCGGGCAGCGAAATATGGCAGTCGAAGGTTCGGACGCGCCTGAGCATGGCGTCAACCGTGTTTTTCTTCTTCGGCCTCCATGCGCCGGATGCCTTGGTGCGTCAGCGTGACCATGGCCGGCGTATTGCTCGCGGTCCAGTCGACCGTGATCAGGTCCTCGCCCACCAGATACGTGCAGGCGGCAGCCAGATCCTCTGCCGGGATCGCGAGTTCTTGGGCCAGCTTGGCCCCGGTGACACCCAGAAGGCGGTTGCCTTCAGTGGCCTCGTACAGCGCCTGCATGATCTTCTCGCGGTACGCCTTCCGCTCGGTCAGTGATGCCATGACTGCTACCTCTGGGGAGAACTGTGTTGCGCTCATCGCAACGGAGGAGCGCCGGGACGGCCGGCCGGGGGCCTGTCACAGCCGCGTATCTGAGGCCCGGCTTCCTCGGAC is a window of Streptomyces caniferus DNA encoding:
- a CDS encoding YjbQ family protein, whose translation is MAGTFTTRTINIAVGATETMHDLTNACSAFLREAAHGRNGLLNVFTPHATSGLAIIETGAGSDNDLLAALREILPADDRWRDRHGRPGHGSDHVLPALVPPHATLPVVEGELELGTSQSVVLVNSNRDSPERQVRLSFLS